One part of the Futiania mangrovi genome encodes these proteins:
- the mtoX gene encoding methanethiol oxidase: MFRKHANAWLLATVSATAIAASATAPALADETCQSPYMAKITGEEEFVYVWTLGMDGVGDGSDKVVTVDVRSGSPTFGQVIDVDSVGGQHEAHHGGLTDDRRHFWVQGLDTSMIWIFDIATDPANPKLVRTIDDFVEKSGGVVGPHGAYALPGRMMISGLSNTDGTGRTGLVEYTNDGEYIATHWMPTAEEPRGAENAAKADGYGYDARVLPRRNVMLTSSFTGLDNYMRPLGEVVNDPEAMKAFGGTMVLWDFHARTPRKVFEVPGVPLEIRWAWGENNNYAFTTTALTSEIWLIHEDENQEWHARKVGEVGDPSKMPLPVDISLSADDSTLFVDSFMDGMTRIYDVTDPFAPKLIHEKKIGAQVNMVSQSWDGERVYYTSSLLANWDKTGADNEQFLKAYDWTGKELVPRFEIDFLAEGLGRPHLMRFGSRDLYGS; this comes from the coding sequence ATGTTCCGCAAGCATGCAAACGCCTGGCTTCTGGCCACCGTGTCGGCAACGGCAATCGCGGCGTCGGCCACCGCTCCCGCCCTGGCCGACGAGACATGCCAGTCCCCCTATATGGCCAAGATCACCGGCGAGGAGGAGTTCGTCTATGTCTGGACGCTCGGCATGGACGGGGTCGGAGACGGCTCCGACAAGGTCGTCACGGTGGACGTGCGCTCGGGCTCGCCGACCTTCGGGCAGGTGATCGACGTCGACTCCGTCGGCGGCCAGCACGAGGCACACCACGGCGGCCTGACCGACGACCGCCGGCACTTCTGGGTGCAGGGCCTCGACACCAGCATGATCTGGATCTTCGACATCGCCACCGATCCGGCGAACCCGAAGCTCGTCCGCACCATCGACGACTTCGTGGAGAAGAGCGGCGGCGTCGTCGGCCCGCATGGCGCATACGCCCTGCCCGGGCGCATGATGATCTCGGGCCTGTCCAACACGGACGGAACCGGCCGGACCGGCCTCGTCGAGTATACGAACGACGGCGAGTACATCGCGACGCACTGGATGCCGACTGCGGAGGAGCCGCGCGGCGCGGAGAACGCGGCCAAGGCCGACGGCTACGGCTACGACGCCCGGGTGCTGCCCCGCCGGAACGTGATGCTCACGTCCTCCTTCACGGGGCTCGACAACTACATGCGGCCGTTGGGCGAGGTGGTGAACGATCCCGAAGCCATGAAGGCGTTCGGCGGCACCATGGTGCTGTGGGACTTCCATGCCCGCACGCCGCGCAAGGTGTTCGAGGTGCCGGGCGTCCCCCTCGAGATCCGCTGGGCCTGGGGCGAGAACAACAATTACGCCTTCACCACGACGGCGCTCACCTCCGAGATCTGGCTGATCCACGAGGACGAGAACCAGGAATGGCACGCCCGGAAGGTCGGCGAGGTGGGCGATCCCTCCAAGATGCCGCTGCCGGTCGACATCAGCCTCAGCGCCGACGACAGCACGCTGTTCGTAGACAGCTTCATGGACGGGATGACGCGCATCTACGACGTGACCGACCCGTTCGCCCCGAAGCTGATCCACGAGAAGAAGATCGGCGCGCAGGTGAACATGGTCTCGCAAAGCTGGGACGGCGAGCGCGTCTACTACACCAGCTCGCTGCTCGCGAACTGGGACAAGACGGGGGCGGACAACGAGCAGTTCCTGAAGGCCTACGACTGGACCGGCAAGGAACTGGTGCCCCGCTTCGAGATCGACTTCCTGGCGGAGGGGCTGGGCCGCCCGCACCTGATGCGGTTCGGCTCCCGCGATCTCTACGGAAGCTGA
- a CDS encoding group I truncated hemoglobin produces the protein MNATAHTPPAGPAVFDRCGGFARVSRMVMSFYDRVGESDLLAPYFEEIDMARLIDHQTKFFASMMGGPASFNDETLRRVHARLGISGEAFDEMAVLLRETLEDFDLDPADVDTVLHAFVSRRTLVVAQGQG, from the coding sequence ATGAACGCGACCGCACACACGCCCCCCGCAGGCCCTGCCGTCTTCGACCGATGCGGCGGCTTCGCAAGGGTCAGCCGCATGGTCATGAGCTTCTATGACCGCGTCGGCGAGAGCGATCTCCTCGCGCCCTATTTCGAGGAGATCGACATGGCGCGCCTCATCGACCACCAGACGAAGTTCTTCGCATCGATGATGGGCGGCCCCGCGAGCTTCAACGACGAGACGCTGCGCCGCGTGCATGCCCGGCTCGGCATCAGCGGGGAGGCGTTCGACGAGATGGCCGTCCTGCTGCGCGAGACGCTGGAGGACTTCGACCTCGACCCCGCCGACGTCGATACGGTGCTGCATGCCTTCGTCAGCCGCCGCACGCTCGTCGTCGCGCAGGGTCAGGGCTGA
- a CDS encoding adenylate/guanylate cyclase domain-containing protein yields the protein MDMDRLHTLLLDSVGVGLAVAEPGDLRVIFANSRFREWFGLDGAAAAHLPALLSGFDPERMSARLAAGRHYAFETEIQAGRKRISVAAQVTEEAREGGTVLLVECQNVSKLRELEYMIQSYSTMVEKQNRDLRKEKERVERVLLNIMPKTVYEEWRQFGVTTPRRFDHVTILMLDFVGFTDMAVTADPPALIQELNDIFTAFDRIVEQFGCERLKTIGDAYLAVSGMPEETPEHAANIAGVALRMLHFLERRNETHQHQWRARIGVATGPVVGSIVGIQKYVYDVFGPGVNLAARMESHAEAMEIVICDTTREKLPDIFRTEEIGLADIKGFGRQRLHRLTGSEELGSGRPLGIRPVRHGPPATDQPVEPGRGPAIRTQPTR from the coding sequence ATGGACATGGACCGCCTGCACACGCTGCTGCTCGATTCCGTAGGTGTCGGCCTCGCCGTCGCCGAGCCGGGAGACTTGCGCGTCATCTTCGCCAACTCCCGCTTCAGGGAGTGGTTCGGGCTCGACGGAGCGGCCGCCGCGCACCTGCCGGCGTTGCTGTCCGGCTTCGATCCGGAGCGGATGTCCGCCCGCCTCGCCGCGGGACGCCACTACGCCTTCGAGACGGAGATCCAGGCGGGACGCAAGCGGATCAGCGTCGCCGCCCAGGTCACCGAGGAGGCGCGCGAGGGCGGCACCGTCCTGCTGGTCGAATGCCAGAACGTCTCCAAGCTGCGGGAGCTGGAATACATGATCCAGTCCTATTCGACGATGGTGGAGAAGCAGAACCGCGACCTGCGCAAGGAGAAGGAACGGGTCGAGCGCGTGCTGCTCAACATCATGCCCAAGACCGTCTACGAGGAGTGGCGCCAGTTCGGCGTGACCACGCCGCGCCGCTTCGACCATGTCACGATCCTGATGCTCGACTTCGTGGGCTTCACCGACATGGCCGTGACCGCCGACCCGCCCGCCCTGATCCAGGAACTGAACGACATCTTCACCGCCTTCGACCGGATTGTGGAGCAGTTCGGCTGCGAGCGGCTGAAGACCATCGGCGACGCCTATCTCGCGGTCTCCGGGATGCCGGAGGAAACGCCCGAGCACGCCGCCAACATCGCGGGCGTCGCGTTGCGGATGCTGCACTTCCTCGAGCGCCGCAACGAGACCCACCAGCATCAGTGGCGGGCGCGCATCGGCGTGGCGACGGGACCGGTCGTCGGCTCCATCGTCGGCATCCAGAAGTACGTCTACGATGTCTTCGGGCCAGGCGTGAACCTGGCGGCGCGCATGGAATCCCACGCTGAAGCGATGGAGATCGTCATCTGCGACACGACGCGGGAGAAGCTGCCGGACATCTTCCGGACCGAGGAGATCGGCCTCGCCGACATCAAGGGGTTCGGGCGCCAGCGGCTGCACCGCCTCACGGGCTCGGAGGAACTTGGCAGCGGGCGCCCCCTCGGCATCCGCCCGGTCCGCCACGGCCCGCCGGCGACAGATCAGCCGGTCGAGCCTGG
- a CDS encoding SCO family protein encodes MTRNAPLLAALATLLLAAPAIAHDDAANPTHTVTGPADGYAFALAAPGTYSLPRIRPAADALLLDEFGAAHHLARLFRDRITVMAFMYTRCGNICPVAAMRMTDLQALAGEMPEVAGKLQLVSVSFDPAHDTPARMGEYARHLRADDARPPRWLFLTAPDEETIEPVLDAYDQPVMAKANPADPSGPYSHLLRVMLIDDAGQVRNIYSADFLDPRLVLNDVLTLIGGTSPAARTRQGDPRQ; translated from the coding sequence ATGACCCGCAATGCACCCCTGCTGGCGGCCCTCGCCACGCTTCTGCTGGCAGCGCCTGCCATCGCCCACGACGATGCCGCGAACCCCACGCACACCGTCACGGGCCCCGCCGACGGCTACGCCTTCGCCCTCGCCGCCCCCGGCACCTATTCCCTGCCGCGCATCCGTCCGGCGGCCGATGCCCTCCTGCTGGACGAGTTCGGCGCGGCCCACCATCTCGCCCGGCTGTTCCGGGACCGGATCACGGTGATGGCGTTCATGTACACCCGCTGCGGCAACATCTGCCCGGTCGCGGCGATGCGGATGACGGACCTTCAGGCGCTGGCGGGCGAGATGCCGGAGGTGGCGGGAAAGTTGCAGCTGGTCTCGGTCAGCTTCGACCCCGCCCACGACACGCCCGCCCGCATGGGGGAATACGCGCGCCACCTGCGCGCCGACGACGCCAGGCCGCCCCGCTGGCTGTTCCTGACCGCGCCGGACGAGGAGACGATTGAACCGGTGCTCGACGCCTACGACCAGCCCGTGATGGCGAAGGCAAATCCGGCCGATCCCTCCGGCCCCTACAGCCATCTGCTGCGGGTGATGCTGATCGACGACGCCGGCCAGGTCAGGAACATCTACAGCGCCGACTTCCTCGACCCGCGCCTGGTGCTGAACGACGTGCTGACCCTGATTGGCGGCACGTCCCCCGCCGCAAGAACCAGGCAAGGAGACCCACGCCAATGA